In Topomyia yanbarensis strain Yona2022 chromosome 2, ASM3024719v1, whole genome shotgun sequence, one DNA window encodes the following:
- the LOC131680212 gene encoding uncharacterized protein K02A2.6-like, translating to MAESNLNPEQHQPGNGLSGGPLPPGVNPQHPGMQQNHQRHSAPFFNGPPSAQQSSSTKSSSAEESYQLFQQLMQQQQVLMQQQQQQLMQQQQDFFRSVISSISIQVPPNPEMILDSLANNIKEFRYDPDGNITFAAWYGRYDNLFEQDAARLDDEAKVRLLMRKLGSSEHGIYSPSSVNGIGVCRLPNNRPTITSHMLVESTRPASEGDSEIRTRLLPKIEERDDITLDHLSEDCQRLLCLKRDTAMIESSASSSSVNFIKRKQFSKHQQKSPVETAGPDKNIPSTPCWFCGGMHFVRDCTHRSHKCKDCGIVGHREGYCSTAKRTSKASRNKKHPGSCATKSVSLVINTVDKRRSFVTVMLNVVNVRLQLDTGSDISIISKRLWEKIGKPLTVPANEQAATASGDCLQFLFKFSCDISFNGKQHTGQFYIVEKPLYLLGIDLMDAFDLWSLPISTYCNNVTVPSVTLQSLKSAYPTVFRNELGLCTKTKVKLELIPGATPVFRAKRPVAYAVNSSVDNELDRLERAKIITPVDFSDWAAPIVVVRKTNGSVRICGDYSIGLNNALQPHQYPLPLPEEMFNKLANCTVFSRIDLSDAFLQVEVDESSPELLTINTHRGLYRYNRLTPGVKAAPGAFQQLIDTMLTGLPHTCGYLDDVVVGGVNPENHWANLQAVFQRISDFGFTIRVEKCIFAQPQIKYVGHLLDRNSLRPDPSKVQAINEMPPPTDVSGVRSFLGAINYYGKFVPSMRTLRYPLDELLKADAKFEWTEKCQAAFNKFKEVLKSDLLLTHYNPALDIVVSADASSVGVDATLSHKFPDGTLKVVQHASRALTAAEKNYSQPDREGLAIIFAVTKFHKMLFGRCFHLQTDHEPLLRIFGSKKGIPVYTSNRLQRWALTLLLYDFTSEYVPTAKFGNADILSRLINQHVRPEKDYVIASVALENDLRIVQQSTQSDPITKAVYRYLINGWPETVTDAELKRFYARLFSSFIVATLESSE from the exons ATGGCAGAATCTAACCTCAATCCGGAGCAGCATCAGCCGGGAAACGGCTTGTCAGGCGGTCCACTACCGCCAGGAGTAAACCCACAACACCCGGGAATGCAGCAAAATCATCAGCGGCATTCGGCTCCATTTTTCAACGGTCCACCATCAGCGCAGCAATCTTCAAGTACCAAGTCGTCTTCCGCCGAAGAATCCTACCAGCTCTTTCAGCAGTTAATGCAGCAGCAACAGGTACTcatgcagcagcagcaacaacagttAATGCAGCAGCAGCAAGATTTCTTCCGGAGTGTCATCTCATCAATCAGTATTCAGGTCCCTCCAAACCCTGAAATGATTCTCGATTCACTAGCAAACAATATCAAAGAGTTTCGCTACGATCCCGATGGAAACATAACCTTCGCTGCATGGTACGGCAGATACGACAATTTGTTCGAGCAAGATGCTGCACGGCTGGACGATGAAGCGAAAGTCCGCTTGCTCATGCGAAAACTCGGATCATCTGAGCACGGAATATAT AGTCCGTCATCAGTAAACGGTATCGGTGTTTGCAGGTTACCAAACAACCGACCGACGATTACGTCACATATGCTTGTCGAATCAACAAGACCTGCGTCGGAAGGAGACAGCGAAATACGAACGCGGCTACTGCCAAAAATTGAGGAACGCGATGACATTACTCTCGATCATCTTTCGGAAGATTGTCAGCGATTGTTGTGCCTGAAGCGGGACACGGCAATGATCGAGTCATCAGCATCATCGTCATCGGTAAATTTCATCaagcgaaaacaattttcaaaacATCAACAGAAGTCGCCAGTGGAGACAGCCGGACCCGATAAAAACATTCCCTCAACGCCCTGCTGGTTCTGTGGAGGAATGCATTTCGTTCGAGACTGCACTCATAGGAGCCACAAATGCAAAGATTGTGGTATTGTCGGACACCGTGAGGGTTATTGTTCCACTGCCAAGCGAACATCCAAAGCTAGTCGAAACAAAAAGCACCCGGGATCGTGTGCTACAAAAAGCGTAAGTCTTGTGATTAATACCGTCGATAAAAGGCGCAGTTTTGTTACAGTGATGTTGAACGTTGTGAATGTGCGTCTGCAGTTGGACACGGGATCTGACATAAGCATCATTTCGAAACGTTTGTGGGAGAAAATAGGTAAACCACTCACAGTACCGGCAAACGAACAAGCCGCAACAGCGTCAGGCGACTGCTTGCAGTTTTTGTTTAAGTTCAGTTGTGATATTTCGTTCAATGGCAAACAACATACCGGTCAGTTTTACATTGTTGAAAAACCACTTTACCTTCTTGGCATCGATTTGATGGATGCATTCGATCTCTGGTCACTGCCCATTAGCACGTACTGCAACAACGTCACTGTTCCTTCTGTCACTTTGCAGTCACTTAAATCAGCATACCCGACTGTGTTTAGGAACGAGCTGGGGTTGTGTACGAAAACAAAAGTGAAATTGGAACTGATACCTGGTGCAACTCCAGTTTTTCGTGCCAAGCGTCCAGTGGCTTATGCGGTAAATAGCAGTGTGGATAACGAACTCGACCGACTGGAACGAGCAAAAATCATCACACCGGTAGACTTTTCGGATTGGGCAGCTCCCATCGTTGTCGTCCGAAAAACGAACGGATCTGTTCGTATTTGCGGTGACTATTCCATCGGTCTCAACAATGCCCTGCAACCGCATCAATATCCGTTGCCGCTACCGGAagaaatgttcaacaaattggctAATTGCACAGTGTTTAGCCGAATTGATCTGTCGGATGCATTTCTGCAGGTAGAAGTGGACGAAAGCAGCCCTGAATTGTTAACCATCAACACCCATCGGGGACTTTACCGGTACAACCGTCTGACACCGGGAGTCAAAGCAGCACCGGGAGCATTCCAGCAACTTATCGATACTATGCTGACAGGCCTCCCTCATACGTGTGGTTATTTAGATGATGTCGTCGTTGGTGGTGTAAATCCTGAAAATCACTGGGCGAACCTTCAAGCAGTGTTTCAAAGGATCAGCGATTTTGGATTTACCATTCGTGTAGAAAAGTGCATATTCGCTCAGCCGCAAATTAAATATGTAGGTCATCTGCTTGACCGCAACAGTCTTCGCCCGGATCCATCAAAGGttcaagccatcaacgaaatgCCACCGCCCACTGACGTTTCCGGTGTTCGCTCTTTCCTAGGAGCTATAAATTACTACGGCAAGTTTGTTCCTAGTATGCGCACCCTTcggtatcctcttgatgagctGCTCAAGGCGGATGCAAAATTTGAGTGGACGGAAAAATGCCAAGCGGCATTTAACAAATTTAAAGAGGTGTTGAAATCCGATCTACTGTTGACACACTACAACCCTGCGCTTGATATAGTTGTGTCGGCAGATGCGTCGTCTGTTGGTGTCGATGCAACATTATCACACAAGTTTCCGGACGGTACTCTCAAGGTGGTACAACATGCCTCCAGAGCACTCACAGCAGCAGAGAAAAACTATAGTCAGCCCGATCGTGAAGGACTTGCAATAATTTTTGCAGTgactaaatttcacaaaatgttgTTTGGTCGTTGCTTTCATCTTCAGACTGATCACGAGCCGCTGCTGAGGATTTTTGGTTCGAAGAAAGGAATTCCCGTTTACACATCGAACCGGTTACAACGTTGGGCTCTTACGCTATTGCTTTATGATTTCACCAGCGAGTACGTCCCGACAGCGAAATTCGGCAATGCTGACATACTTTCCCGTCTGATCAACCAACACGTCAGACCTGAGAAAGATTACGTGATTGCTTCGGTCGCTTTGGAGAATGACTTAAG AATCGTACAACAGTCTACACAGTCCGATCCTATCACCAAAGCAGTTTATCGATACCTGATTAACGGTTGGCCTGAGACCGTTACTGATGCAGAGCTCAAGCGGTTTTATGCACGAC TCTTCAGCAGCTTCATCGTGGCCACCCTGGAATCCAGCGAATGA